A single region of the Kwoniella botswanensis chromosome 1, complete sequence genome encodes:
- a CDS encoding AP-2 complex subunit sigma yields MIKFILVQNRQGKTRLSKWYSPYDDDEKVRLRGEVHRLIAPRDQKYQSNFVEFRNDKIVYRRYAGLFFCVCVDSNDNELAYLEAIHLFVEVLDAFFQNVCELDLVFSFYKVYAILDEVFLAGEIEETSKQVVLDRLDYLEKLE; encoded by the exons ATGATCAAATTCATTCTTGTGCAG AACCGACAAGGGAAAACGAGACTTTCGAAATGGTATTCACCatatgacgatgatgaaaag GTCCGATTGAGAGGAGAAGTTCATCGTCTGATAGCACCTAGAGATCAGAAATACCAATCTAACTTTGTCGAG TTCCGAAACGACAAGATCGTCTACCGACGATACGCCGGACTCTTCTTTTGCGTATGTGTGGATTCGAACGATAACGAATTAGCCTATCTGGAAGCTATCCATCTGTTCGTGGAGGTGTTAG ATGCTTTCTTCCAAAATGTCTGCGAATTAGATCTGGTATTCTCATTCTACAAG GTCTACGCAATTCTCGATGAAGTGTTCTTGGCaggagagattgaagagacTTCCAAGCAGGTCGTACTGGATAGACTCGATTATTTGGAAAAACTAGAATAG